The Lysobacter helvus nucleotide sequence GCGGTGCACGCAGCGGGCATCCAGCAGCGGGAAGCGGGCCATCGCTTCGGTGAGGATCGCTTCGCCCTCGCGCTCGGCCAGCGCGGCGTAGGCTTCGTAGCGCAGGCCGTCGACCGCGCGGCCGTCGTTGTGGTCGCGCACCCAGCCTTCGAAGCTGGCGTAGGCGCCGACGCGCGCGTCCAGCAGTTCCGCGCGCAGGGACGCGACGTCGAACGGGGTGTCGCTGAGGGCGAAGCGCGCCATCTCAGCCTCCCGACACCGGCGGGATGAACGCGATCTCGCTGCCCGCGCGCGGCTTGTCTTCCCAGCGCGCGAACGCGCCATCGACCGCGACGCGCAGTTTTTCCACCGGCAGCGCGAAGCCGTGGCGTGCGCGCAGTTCGATGTAGAGCACGCGCAGGTCGGGCGCGGCGGTGTCGAAGGTTTCGCTCGCGATGCCGGCCACGTCGCGCAGGGACGCGAAGTACAGCACCTTCACGCGCGCAGTCATGGTGCGTCTCCGACGTCGCGCCTGCCGCCGCGCTTGCCCGTCAGTTTCGCCGGGCCCAGCACGATGCGGTGCGACAGCGCCTTGCACATGTCGTAGACGGTGAGCGCGGCGATGGTGGCGCCGGTCAGCGCTTCCATTTCCACGCCGGTGCGATGCGTGGTGCGCACGGTGCAGGTGATGTTGAGTTCGCGTTCGCCCTGCCAGTCGATGGCGAACCGGCAGCCATCGATCGGCAGCGGATGGCAGAACGGGATGAGTTCGTGCGTGCGCTTGACCGCCATCGTGCCGGCGATGATCGCGGTGTCGACGATCGCGCCCTTCGCGCTGCGCAAGCCGCTGGCGCGCAACTGCGACGCAACCTCGGCGGGAAAGCGCACGCGGCATTCCGCGCTCGCGGCGCGCGCGGTCACGGCTTTGGCGGAGACATCGACCATCGCCGGGCGGCCGGCGGGATCGAGGTGCGTGAGCGTCTTCTGCTTCGCCATCTCAGCCACCCACCAGGTACATCTCGACATGCCGGCGCGAGGCGCCCGCTTCGCCGCGGATTTCGCTGTAGCGATCGGCGCGGCGCGTCCACGTGGCGGCAACCTGCGCGACCACCGCGTCTTCGCCCTGTCGCGCCGCAGCGCGCAGGTTGCGGCCTTCGGAGGCGAACAGGCACGTGTAGAGCGTGCCGTCGGCGGAAATGCGCGCGCGATGGCAATCGCCGCAGAACGGTGCGCTGACGGAACTGACGAAGCCGATCTCACCGCCGCCGTCGACGAAGGCGTAGCGCGACGCGACTTCGCCGCGATATTGCGGATCCAGCGCGCGCAACGGCCACTGCGCCGCGATGCGATCGCGCAGTTCCGCCGACGGCACCACGCCTTCGCGACGCCAGCCGTTGCACGTGCCGACGTCCATGTATTCGATGAAGCGCAGCACGTGGCCGCGGTCGCGCGCGAACTGCACGAGCGGCAGCACTTGCGGTTCGTTGACGCCGCGCTGCACGACGCAGTTGAGCTTGATGCGGTCGAAGCCGGCGTCGCGCGCGGCATCGAGGCCGGCGAGGACGTCGTCGATGCGC carries:
- a CDS encoding molybdenum cofactor biosynthesis protein MoaE, which encodes MARFALSDTPFDVASLRAELLDARVGAYASFEGWVRDHNDGRAVDGLRYEAYAALAEREGEAILTEAMARFPLLDARCVHRTGDLALGELAVWVGATAAHRDAAFAACRFIIDEVKARVPIWKHERYRDGAADWLHPG
- a CDS encoding MoaD/ThiS family protein — translated: MTARVKVLYFASLRDVAGIASETFDTAAPDLRVLYIELRARHGFALPVEKLRVAVDGAFARWEDKPRAGSEIAFIPPVSGG
- the moaC gene encoding cyclic pyranopterin monophosphate synthase MoaC, with product MAKQKTLTHLDPAGRPAMVDVSAKAVTARAASAECRVRFPAEVASQLRASGLRSAKGAIVDTAIIAGTMAVKRTHELIPFCHPLPIDGCRFAIDWQGERELNITCTVRTTHRTGVEMEALTGATIAALTVYDMCKALSHRIVLGPAKLTGKRGGRRDVGDAP
- the moaA gene encoding GTP 3',8-cyclase MoaA encodes the protein MVPPHAAPLDRLGRPLRDLRLSVIDACNFRCPYCMPADRIPDDHGLDAASRLDFDEIETLVRGFVRLGTRKLRLTGGEPLLRKGLPDLVRRLAAIDGIEDLALTTNGSLLAKHAQALREAGLHRLTVSLDALDPALFSQLSGGRGRIDDVLAGLDAARDAGFDRIKLNCVVQRGVNEPQVLPLVQFARDRGHVLRFIEYMDVGTCNGWRREGVVPSAELRDRIAAQWPLRALDPQYRGEVASRYAFVDGGGEIGFVSSVSAPFCGDCHRARISADGTLYTCLFASEGRNLRAAARQGEDAVVAQVAATWTRRADRYSEIRGEAGASRRHVEMYLVGG